In Bythopirellula goksoeyrii, a single window of DNA contains:
- a CDS encoding cyclic nucleotide-binding domain-containing protein, whose protein sequence is MSLLELAVERPQRWDVPFGDAMGEAEVDQLLELDPFYEMDPTSFPAALPLREILKNDTRINYYPVGGIIVREGDYGNSAFLVLRGKVQVVLSGLDPELLGRQPIRKQGFLKSLARMWRNPNLPEVREQIRARQDLIVNDSDEVADLSQTRVFLQDIPRVLGDSRTVTLKPGELFGELAALTRTPRSATVLAEGDAWLLEIRWQGLRDLMRHTDSLRQHVEQLYRQNSLRVHLRETPLLSQLPAEVLEKVVAETDFESHGNFEWHATFDKTSQRHGEAIITEPLIAEEGSLCDGILLVRSGFARLSHHFGSGQRTVAYLGKGQVFGLNEAIGSALGTLPVTLTHSLRALGYVDVLRIPQRVLNEHVFPHFSREALAEIAKKHAISCTTEQCEPSNGQHGGEQPRIDTPLLEFLVERRLINGQQAMLIDLDRCTRCDDCVRACAATHNNNPRFVRQGERHGPFMIAQACMHCADPVCMIGCPTGAIGRDMATGIVRINDLTCIGCSTCANSCPYDNINMVEVRDRSGAILVDQNTHQPIHKATKCDLCADQSGGPACQRACPHDALVRMDLGNLGQLSDWVGR, encoded by the coding sequence ATGTCACTCCTAGAACTAGCCGTCGAGCGCCCGCAACGCTGGGATGTCCCCTTTGGCGATGCCATGGGGGAAGCTGAGGTCGATCAACTTTTGGAACTCGACCCATTTTACGAGATGGACCCGACGTCGTTTCCGGCGGCGCTTCCACTACGCGAAATACTCAAGAATGATACCCGGATCAACTACTACCCCGTTGGCGGGATCATCGTTAGAGAAGGTGACTACGGCAACAGTGCGTTTCTCGTTTTACGAGGTAAAGTGCAGGTTGTACTCTCGGGTCTCGATCCTGAGTTGCTTGGTCGGCAACCCATCCGGAAACAAGGGTTTCTCAAATCACTCGCCCGCATGTGGCGTAATCCGAATCTGCCAGAAGTTCGCGAGCAAATCCGTGCTCGGCAAGACCTCATCGTCAATGATAGTGATGAAGTGGCCGATCTATCCCAGACTCGTGTATTTCTACAGGATATTCCCCGTGTATTGGGGGACTCTCGGACAGTGACTCTCAAGCCGGGCGAACTCTTTGGTGAATTGGCCGCACTCACACGAACTCCGCGCTCGGCCACGGTGCTGGCCGAGGGTGACGCTTGGCTCTTGGAAATCCGCTGGCAAGGCTTACGCGACTTGATGCGTCACACCGACTCTCTCCGCCAGCACGTTGAGCAACTTTACCGCCAGAACAGCCTGCGAGTCCATCTCCGCGAGACACCGCTTTTGTCACAACTACCTGCCGAAGTACTGGAAAAAGTCGTCGCGGAAACCGACTTTGAATCTCACGGCAACTTTGAATGGCACGCCACGTTTGATAAAACTAGTCAGAGACACGGTGAGGCAATCATCACCGAACCGCTCATAGCCGAGGAAGGCTCGCTGTGCGATGGCATCTTGCTCGTGCGTTCTGGTTTTGCACGACTCAGCCACCACTTTGGCAGTGGCCAACGCACGGTTGCCTATCTAGGGAAGGGGCAGGTATTCGGCTTGAACGAGGCGATTGGATCGGCCTTGGGTACTCTGCCGGTTACACTAACCCATTCCCTGCGAGCTCTGGGATACGTAGACGTACTACGGATTCCTCAGCGAGTGCTCAATGAACATGTATTTCCCCATTTCTCACGTGAGGCCTTAGCCGAGATTGCCAAGAAGCACGCCATCTCCTGCACCACCGAGCAATGCGAACCGTCGAACGGACAGCATGGCGGCGAACAACCACGAATCGATACGCCACTGTTGGAATTCTTGGTGGAGCGAAGGCTCATCAACGGCCAGCAGGCGATGCTTATCGACCTAGATCGCTGCACGCGCTGCGACGATTGCGTGCGAGCTTGTGCCGCCACCCACAACAATAATCCTCGTTTTGTTCGGCAAGGCGAGCGCCATGGCCCATTCATGATTGCTCAGGCTTGCATGCACTGCGCAGACCCGGTTTGCATGATCGGCTGCCCCACCGGCGCGATCGGTCGCGACATGGCTACCGGAATCGTCCGTATCAACGACCTCACCTGCATCGGTTGCAGCACCTGTGCCAATAGCTGCCCCTACGACAACATCAACATGGTCGAAGTCCGCGACCGCAGCGGCGCGATTCTCGTCGATCAAAACACCCATCAGCCAATTCACAAGGCGACCAAGTGCGATCTCTGCGCCGATCAGTCTGGCGGCCCCGCCTGTCAGCGGGCCTGCCCCCATGATGCCTTGGTGCGCATGGATTTGGGTAACTTAGGTCAACTTTCCGACTGGGTGGGCCGCTGA
- a CDS encoding cytochrome c family protein, whose translation MNWRTDNLWSLVGRYFLIALGASCALSAKAVEHEVGLNPIIHDPSKILGPDSCTKCHEKEMQSWHGTPHFSTFDSLHRKPEARAIADRLGLASIKRNDTCVACHYTEQQVGERVRVVAGVSCESCHGAAQDWIALHNDYGGPNITKESETPEHRQQRIETSVQAGMNNPANLYLIARQCLACHTTPDEALVNVGGHAAGSKDFELVSWSQGMVRHNFLRTGSALNAESTPEQLRVMYVVGILADLEASLRATAAATSKSPFGIAAAQRAAGLKHKLYEIDQLVTDTYINDALDAALGVPLKLNHSAELNAAADTIGKSAYDFAAEADGSKLAAIDPLLPTPNHFKNQ comes from the coding sequence ATGAATTGGCGAACCGATAATTTGTGGAGTCTTGTCGGAAGGTATTTCCTGATTGCCCTGGGGGCGAGCTGCGCACTATCTGCCAAAGCCGTCGAACACGAGGTTGGCTTGAACCCAATCATCCACGACCCCAGCAAGATTCTCGGTCCCGACTCCTGCACCAAATGCCATGAGAAGGAGATGCAATCCTGGCACGGCACGCCTCACTTCTCAACCTTCGACTCGCTACATCGCAAGCCCGAGGCAAGAGCCATTGCGGACCGACTGGGACTTGCGAGCATCAAGCGAAATGACACCTGCGTCGCTTGTCACTACACCGAGCAGCAAGTCGGCGAGCGAGTCCGTGTTGTTGCTGGTGTCTCGTGCGAGTCGTGTCATGGCGCTGCGCAGGATTGGATCGCACTGCACAACGACTATGGCGGCCCAAACATCACCAAGGAGAGCGAAACCCCTGAACACCGCCAACAGCGGATTGAAACAAGCGTCCAAGCCGGCATGAACAATCCCGCGAATCTCTACCTTATCGCCCGGCAATGCCTTGCATGCCATACAACTCCCGATGAAGCACTGGTCAACGTCGGTGGTCATGCCGCCGGGAGCAAAGACTTTGAGCTCGTCTCTTGGTCACAGGGGATGGTACGGCACAATTTCCTCCGAACCGGCAGCGCATTAAACGCCGAGTCGACGCCCGAACAACTTCGAGTAATGTATGTTGTCGGTATCCTGGCCGATCTCGAAGCAAGCCTCCGCGCCACCGCTGCAGCTACCTCAAAATCCCCCTTCGGCATAGCCGCCGCCCAACGTGCGGCAGGACTAAAGCACAAGCTGTACGAAATCGACCAGCTCGTCACCGATACCTATATCAATGATGCCCTCGATGCAGCACTGGGCGTGCCACTAAAACTCAACCACAGCGCCGAACTCAACGCCGCCGCCGATACCATCGGTAAGTCTGCCTACGACTTCGCCGCCGAGGCCGACGGCAGTAAACTTGCTGCAATCGATCCGCTCTTGCCAACACCAAACCATTTCAAGAATCAATAG
- a CDS encoding SDR family NAD(P)-dependent oxidoreductase has translation MTTNLFDLTGKVAIVTGASRGLGQYFARALAGAGADLLITSRQLSSLSIFQSELVTSGCRAVPLELDVTEYGSIENMASAAFDAFGKIDILVNNAGCNIRKPALDITWEEWNTVLDTNLRGPFFVAQAVARHMIPQQSGRIINIGSVTSVAGYAGLGPYCASRGGIKQLTMSLADDWGRHGVTVNCLAPGWFKTKQNEVLYEDPEWVEYLVDRIPLKRPGEPHDLDGALLFLASDASQYVTGQTLLVDGGISTGATRATRK, from the coding sequence ATGACAACAAATCTGTTTGATCTGACTGGCAAAGTAGCCATCGTCACAGGTGCCAGCAGAGGATTGGGGCAATACTTCGCTCGAGCGCTGGCTGGTGCGGGGGCTGACCTGCTGATTACCAGTCGACAGCTTTCATCTCTAAGTATTTTTCAAAGTGAGTTAGTGACATCAGGTTGTCGTGCGGTTCCCCTGGAACTTGATGTAACTGAGTACGGCAGCATCGAAAACATGGCGAGCGCTGCATTCGACGCTTTTGGCAAGATTGACATCTTAGTGAACAACGCCGGCTGTAATATTCGCAAGCCGGCGCTCGATATCACATGGGAAGAATGGAACACGGTTCTCGACACCAACCTGCGTGGGCCGTTCTTCGTCGCGCAAGCGGTCGCCAGGCACATGATTCCCCAGCAGTCGGGGCGGATCATCAATATCGGGTCGGTCACTTCCGTGGCCGGCTACGCTGGGCTGGGACCCTACTGTGCGAGTCGCGGCGGCATCAAACAACTCACAATGAGTCTGGCCGACGATTGGGGACGCCACGGGGTTACTGTGAATTGCCTCGCGCCGGGGTGGTTCAAGACGAAGCAGAATGAAGTGCTCTACGAAGACCCCGAGTGGGTGGAATACCTCGTGGACCGCATCCCACTCAAACGACCGGGCGAGCCGCACGACTTGGATGGGGCACTCTTGTTTCTTGCTTCAGATGCGAGCCAGTATGTGACGGGACAGACGCTGCTGGTCGATGGCGGGATATCGACCGGGGCGACACGTGCGACGAGAAAGTGA
- a CDS encoding GntP family permease produces MPLLSPLWILVLGIAIVVGMIVVLRLHAFFAMVTAAIVVSLLAPGEAVERISRVAEAFGVTAGKIGIPIAMAVVIGKCMLDSGAADRLALACLRLFGQQRGGLSLTASGFVLSIPVFFDTVFYLLFPIAKSMHERTQKNYLKYLLAIGAGGTATHTLVPPTPGPLAVADNLGVDMGLMILIGMLVGMVVALVSLLYAHWIDRRLILGNAADQGPLGHDHAEPDTPKPSLWTASLPITLPILLITANTVVSRAEWDSENMLVQVSAILGNPLLAMMLAATAAMWVFRRQTGADSKRVSELLETSLMDAGPIILITAAGGAFGAMLKEANVAEAIQTLASGDSQPVTGIALLWLAFGITSMLKIAQGSTTVAMITASGMLAAMTVDMELAYDKVYLAAAIGCGSMVGVWMNDSGFWVFSRMGGLTPREALKSWSPMLALAGISGMLFTVLLANVMPLV; encoded by the coding sequence ATGCCTCTTCTTTCGCCGCTGTGGATTCTCGTGCTGGGTATTGCAATCGTCGTGGGGATGATTGTCGTCCTGAGGCTCCATGCCTTCTTTGCCATGGTGACAGCGGCCATCGTCGTGAGTTTGCTGGCTCCTGGCGAGGCAGTCGAGAGGATCAGTCGGGTGGCGGAAGCGTTTGGAGTGACTGCGGGGAAGATAGGCATCCCGATCGCGATGGCTGTGGTGATCGGCAAGTGCATGCTTGACAGTGGAGCGGCAGACCGACTTGCACTAGCGTGCCTGCGATTGTTTGGACAACAGCGGGGGGGCCTTTCTCTCACTGCCAGTGGGTTCGTGCTTTCGATCCCCGTGTTCTTCGATACGGTGTTCTATCTGCTGTTTCCGATTGCCAAGTCGATGCATGAACGGACCCAGAAGAACTATCTGAAGTATCTGCTGGCAATCGGGGCGGGTGGCACAGCGACGCATACCTTGGTGCCTCCGACGCCGGGTCCGCTGGCTGTGGCAGATAATCTAGGTGTGGATATGGGGCTCATGATTCTCATCGGCATGTTGGTAGGAATGGTGGTTGCTCTGGTGAGCCTCCTGTATGCCCACTGGATTGATCGAAGATTGATTTTAGGCAATGCCGCTGATCAGGGGCCACTGGGGCACGATCATGCAGAACCGGATACGCCCAAACCAAGTTTGTGGACCGCATCGCTACCGATCACGTTGCCGATTCTGTTGATCACGGCGAATACCGTTGTTAGTCGTGCGGAGTGGGATTCAGAAAACATGCTTGTTCAAGTGTCTGCGATCTTGGGCAATCCTCTACTGGCCATGATGTTGGCCGCGACTGCGGCAATGTGGGTGTTCCGCCGTCAGACAGGTGCCGATTCGAAAAGGGTTTCAGAACTTTTAGAGACTTCGCTGATGGATGCGGGACCGATCATCTTAATCACCGCGGCTGGCGGGGCTTTTGGAGCAATGCTCAAAGAGGCCAACGTCGCTGAAGCGATCCAGACATTGGCTTCGGGGGACAGTCAACCCGTAACAGGAATCGCCCTCTTGTGGCTCGCTTTTGGAATCACCAGCATGCTGAAAATCGCTCAGGGTTCTACGACGGTGGCCATGATTACTGCCAGTGGCATGCTGGCAGCGATGACCGTCGATATGGAACTGGCCTACGACAAGGTGTACTTGGCAGCTGCGATCGGTTGTGGTTCGATGGTAGGGGTGTGGATGAACGATAGCGGCTTTTGGGTTTTTTCTCGTATGGGAGGACTAACACCACGAGAGGCGCTGAAATCATGGTCTCCTATGCTGGCCCTGGCGGGGATCTCGGGAATGTTGTTTACCGTGTTGCTGGCGAATGTGATGCCTTTGGTGTGA
- a CDS encoding S41 family peptidase, with protein MFHSRSESVISERNGVRDCKPQTLPLFLKAGTLLILSSCLGVPPAVSSQLETSTNTETEVLVYGKEQEIVEAIERSRDAQVVDTFPNALDYTLSVLLAHAYPVQKTEELVRHTIDAVCKEIESLGHTNIPASQRNSWVDTASQTKSFELVLNEIEAIADGEVKRDQLVNAGLPAMLSATGSKVAGVLGVPQAEWLTNLIEARSKPSEERGLLGIDASDWPTIKVLPDTLAAEAGLRDGDVVLRVNTKDVAEIKTIADALRSLRGATGTNLSMTIERGAQTLTFNIRRESAAERIKASVIDPGIVYIKIPDFEGSGIAMRVKNLVREHVTLTTPAIILDLRDNSAGRPEETNGVADIFLDEKYLQIFQFKNGRRVAFKSKPGSLIVRVILLTNQNTASCAEMLALALHDNRRATVIGQTTAGALCGKEFEKLADGRMITFRGEPTVLSPTGQDYSEIGFPPDIVVDVSEDSNEDEILARAIEFVRSAERKDLSQKPTR; from the coding sequence ATGTTTCATTCAAGATCAGAATCTGTGATTAGCGAGCGCAATGGCGTTCGGGATTGTAAGCCACAGACTCTTCCTCTCTTTCTTAAGGCGGGAACCCTCCTAATTCTCTCTAGTTGTCTGGGTGTGCCACCAGCCGTATCGTCGCAGCTGGAGACGTCAACCAACACCGAGACTGAAGTGCTCGTCTATGGCAAGGAGCAGGAGATTGTCGAGGCGATAGAGAGGAGTCGAGATGCTCAGGTCGTTGATACTTTTCCTAACGCTCTTGACTACACACTCTCGGTTCTCTTGGCTCACGCGTATCCAGTGCAGAAGACGGAGGAACTTGTGCGACATACCATTGACGCGGTTTGCAAGGAAATCGAATCGCTGGGGCATACCAACATCCCCGCTTCTCAACGCAACTCCTGGGTAGATACTGCTTCTCAGACCAAGAGCTTCGAACTAGTCCTCAACGAGATTGAGGCGATTGCCGACGGTGAGGTGAAGCGAGACCAACTGGTCAACGCGGGCCTGCCTGCGATGCTCAGTGCCACTGGATCAAAGGTTGCGGGAGTACTCGGCGTACCTCAAGCGGAATGGCTTACGAACTTGATTGAGGCGCGCAGCAAGCCGAGTGAAGAGCGTGGATTGCTCGGTATAGATGCCAGCGACTGGCCAACCATCAAGGTCTTGCCTGACACCCTCGCTGCTGAGGCGGGGTTACGGGATGGCGATGTGGTTCTGCGGGTGAATACCAAAGACGTCGCCGAAATAAAAACAATTGCAGATGCTTTGAGGTCCTTAAGAGGTGCTACTGGGACTAACTTGAGCATGACGATCGAGCGAGGTGCCCAAACGCTCACATTTAACATCCGCAGAGAGTCCGCTGCGGAAAGGATCAAGGCGAGTGTGATCGACCCAGGAATTGTCTACATCAAGATTCCCGATTTCGAAGGATCCGGAATTGCAATGCGGGTAAAGAATCTTGTTCGCGAACATGTGACTCTTACAACGCCAGCCATCATACTCGACCTACGAGACAATAGTGCTGGTCGCCCCGAAGAAACAAACGGCGTGGCTGATATCTTTCTCGACGAAAAGTACCTCCAGATTTTTCAGTTCAAAAACGGTAGGCGGGTTGCGTTCAAGTCAAAGCCAGGATCTTTAATCGTTCGAGTCATTCTGCTGACGAACCAAAACACGGCAAGCTGTGCTGAGATGCTAGCGCTGGCCCTGCATGACAATCGGCGGGCCACAGTGATTGGCCAGACTACGGCAGGGGCTCTTTGCGGCAAGGAATTTGAGAAACTCGCCGATGGTCGGATGATCACCTTTCGAGGCGAACCGACCGTGCTATCTCCAACGGGCCAAGACTATTCAGAAATCGGATTTCCTCCAGATATCGTGGTTGATGTTTCGGAAGATTCAAACGAAGATGAAATTCTCGCGCGTGCTATCGAGTTTGTTCGCTCTGCTGAACGGAAGGACTTATCCCAGAAGCCCACACGTTGA
- a CDS encoding adenylate/guanylate cyclase domain-containing protein, whose protein sequence is MTLTDGPSSRTWSRWLSAIAQLQRASADSPAFFADAARFAVDTIGFDFTWVLSCENQSEGGSWIELATDGIDSSQEVETDPTILAMLVENPVTHFQTNSEDESGGSESHSIAIAPVLDSSGGLIGCVYGLRHHSGENRRRGIRPFEARMLQVLAESLAVGISRIKQETAAARSLALLEQAFSPTVAGHIQRHPECLAGQLREVTLLFSDLRGFTSLAESLPPDKCYRLLGDVMEVFTAAVIEHAGIIVDYFGDGLLAMWNAPLDQSEQADLACGTALAMSDTLTHVSEKWLPTIQAPLELGIGIHTGEVLVGNAGTQSRLKYGPRGSNVNLASRVQGATKQLETPVLITGATQKKLTNKFLTLRVCTARLPGLEKPVELFAVYPPSSLAERMRHLEQYTQALQNYEAGEFAQVEALLSELVKLDSSLPARFLANQATAMRQAEIGRRASDNGTGNRDSVVDILEK, encoded by the coding sequence GTGACCCTTACTGATGGGCCTTCGTCACGTACCTGGAGCAGGTGGCTGTCGGCCATCGCCCAGTTGCAACGGGCGTCTGCTGACTCGCCAGCTTTCTTTGCTGACGCTGCACGCTTTGCTGTAGACACAATCGGTTTCGATTTTACCTGGGTATTGAGTTGTGAAAATCAGTCAGAAGGTGGGAGTTGGATAGAGCTTGCTACTGACGGTATCGATTCCTCGCAGGAGGTGGAGACTGATCCAACAATCTTGGCGATGCTCGTAGAAAACCCTGTCACTCATTTTCAAACAAATTCTGAGGATGAATCAGGAGGCAGCGAATCGCATTCTATTGCCATCGCGCCAGTACTTGATTCTTCAGGTGGGTTGATAGGGTGTGTCTATGGCTTGCGCCACCATTCCGGAGAAAACCGGCGGAGGGGTATACGGCCATTCGAAGCGCGGATGCTCCAGGTGCTGGCCGAATCGCTTGCGGTGGGAATTTCACGTATCAAGCAAGAGACTGCCGCTGCACGCAGCCTTGCGTTGTTGGAACAGGCCTTCTCACCGACAGTTGCGGGGCATATTCAACGCCATCCGGAGTGTCTTGCTGGCCAACTACGAGAAGTAACGCTGCTGTTTTCCGATTTACGCGGATTTACTTCTTTGGCGGAGAGTCTGCCACCGGACAAGTGCTATCGGCTGCTCGGCGATGTGATGGAAGTTTTCACCGCAGCGGTGATTGAGCATGCAGGCATTATAGTGGACTACTTCGGCGACGGACTGCTGGCGATGTGGAATGCACCACTCGACCAATCCGAACAGGCAGACTTGGCATGTGGGACGGCACTTGCAATGTCTGATACCTTGACACACGTCTCTGAGAAGTGGCTACCCACGATTCAAGCTCCCTTGGAATTGGGCATTGGCATACACACGGGGGAAGTGTTGGTAGGCAACGCGGGGACTCAGAGTCGCTTGAAGTACGGGCCACGAGGAAGCAACGTCAACCTAGCCAGTCGAGTTCAGGGTGCAACAAAGCAGCTTGAGACACCAGTGCTCATCACGGGAGCCACACAGAAGAAACTGACGAACAAATTCCTTACCCTACGGGTTTGTACGGCTCGGCTACCCGGACTGGAGAAACCGGTGGAATTATTTGCAGTCTATCCACCAAGTTCTTTGGCGGAACGTATGAGGCATCTCGAGCAATATACCCAAGCACTGCAAAACTACGAAGCGGGTGAATTCGCACAGGTCGAGGCGCTATTATCTGAACTCGTGAAACTTGATTCAAGCTTACCGGCACGTTTTTTGGCGAATCAAGCTACGGCAATGCGCCAAGCAGAAATCGGTCGGAGAGCTTCAGATAATGGTACCGGGAATAGAGATTCAGTAGTTGATATTCTTGAAAAATGA
- a CDS encoding galactitol-1-phosphate 5-dehydrogenase: MKALLLTEPGKLEISELADPVAGADEVLVRVAACGICGSDIHGFDGSTGRRIPPLVMGHEAAGTISAVGSAVSDFREGDRVTFDSTISCGKCAYCQQGKINLCDDRQVLGVSCGEYRRHGAFAEMVAVPARILYRLPDDLVMEHAALLEAVSVAVHAVRRSELVRGETAVVVGTGMIGLLVVQVLKHYGCSQVYAVDQDQRRLELALALGADETILASEDDLVDRLIEAHDGQGLDHAFEVVGITATVQTAVQAVRRGGTVTLVGNLAPEVALPLQAVVTRELTLRGTCASSGEYPECLELIVSGAVQVAPLISATANLDEGPEWFERLFNGEPGLMKVVLKP; this comes from the coding sequence ATGAAAGCGCTACTGCTTACTGAGCCGGGGAAGTTGGAAATTTCGGAGTTGGCAGATCCGGTGGCAGGCGCTGATGAGGTGTTGGTGCGGGTGGCGGCTTGTGGGATTTGTGGAAGTGATATCCATGGTTTTGATGGCTCGACGGGAAGACGAATTCCGCCGCTGGTGATGGGACATGAGGCGGCGGGGACGATCTCTGCAGTTGGATCGGCGGTGTCTGACTTTCGCGAAGGGGATCGGGTTACTTTTGATTCGACGATCTCCTGTGGGAAGTGTGCCTACTGCCAGCAGGGAAAAATAAATCTGTGCGACGATCGGCAGGTGCTCGGAGTATCGTGCGGAGAGTACCGGCGACATGGGGCTTTTGCCGAGATGGTGGCGGTGCCGGCGCGGATTCTTTACCGGTTGCCTGATGATTTGGTGATGGAGCATGCTGCCTTGCTGGAAGCTGTGTCGGTCGCAGTACATGCGGTGCGGCGTTCGGAATTGGTGCGAGGCGAAACGGCAGTCGTGGTTGGCACGGGCATGATCGGATTGCTGGTCGTGCAAGTGCTCAAACACTACGGATGCAGTCAGGTGTATGCCGTGGATCAAGATCAACGGAGGTTGGAATTGGCCCTCGCACTGGGTGCTGACGAAACTATCTTGGCAAGCGAGGATGATCTCGTGGACCGACTCATTGAGGCCCACGACGGCCAGGGATTGGACCATGCGTTTGAGGTGGTGGGGATCACAGCAACGGTGCAAACGGCAGTGCAGGCAGTGCGCCGCGGGGGGACAGTGACCTTGGTGGGAAATCTCGCCCCGGAGGTTGCCTTGCCTTTGCAAGCCGTGGTGACGCGTGAACTCACACTGCGTGGCACGTGTGCCTCGAGTGGCGAATACCCGGAGTGTCTGGAACTGATCGTATCGGGTGCAGTACAAGTTGCTCCACTAATCTCAGCGACAGCAAATCTCGATGAGGGCCCGGAGTGGTTCGAACGATTGTTCAATGGTGAACCTGGACTGATGAAGGTGGTGTTGAAACCATGA
- a CDS encoding 2Fe-2S iron-sulfur cluster-binding protein: MDWQSLGMISGAALLGVSGLQSLAATIANGSRKTRLRHRYQDQRARFQQQLASELKFARASKPIFRAWAGERPLRVAAVVDEAVGYKSFYLVAADGRALPHFEPGQYLTFSLRVDPQLKPIVRCYSLSERPREDYYRVTIKHTGAGQGSSYFHSRVKVGSVLNVQAPQGAFFLDPTDQLPVVLIAGGVGITPLLSMASSIAHEQSPRGVFLFAGFRNSSEHPFQEQLSALTEHENIHYDITYSRPSAEDLIGRDYQYQGHVNIVRLRQVLPSSNFRFYLCGPGAMMEQLVPGLLNWGVPEKHIHFEAFGPATVRRMRKPSNASCDPCRVEFARSETDLLWSGDFAALLDLAESAGIALDSGCRAGNCGQCLVKVRNGKIIHSKTPGVPLGDDECLTCIGQPQGEVVLDA, translated from the coding sequence GTGGATTGGCAATCGCTAGGCATGATTTCAGGCGCGGCTCTTTTGGGGGTGAGCGGGCTTCAGTCGCTTGCTGCCACAATCGCGAACGGCTCACGGAAAACCCGCCTCCGTCACCGTTACCAGGACCAACGGGCACGTTTCCAACAACAGCTTGCGAGCGAACTAAAATTTGCCCGTGCCAGCAAGCCGATTTTCCGTGCCTGGGCAGGAGAACGACCGTTGCGTGTCGCGGCGGTTGTCGATGAAGCCGTCGGCTACAAGAGTTTCTATCTGGTCGCCGCCGATGGCCGGGCCTTGCCCCACTTTGAGCCGGGACAGTACCTGACCTTCAGCCTTCGCGTTGATCCTCAACTCAAGCCAATCGTGCGGTGCTACTCTCTCTCCGAGCGCCCAAGAGAAGATTACTACCGCGTAACCATCAAACACACCGGGGCAGGGCAGGGGAGTAGCTATTTCCATAGCAGGGTGAAAGTCGGCAGCGTGCTCAATGTGCAGGCACCCCAGGGAGCCTTTTTCCTCGACCCCACAGACCAATTGCCCGTTGTACTGATCGCGGGGGGTGTCGGGATCACGCCCCTACTGAGCATGGCAAGTTCCATCGCCCACGAGCAGAGTCCTCGGGGCGTGTTCCTCTTCGCCGGTTTCCGCAATAGCAGCGAACACCCATTTCAGGAACAACTTTCTGCACTGACAGAACACGAAAACATCCACTACGACATCACTTATTCGCGTCCAAGCGCGGAAGACTTAATAGGGCGCGACTATCAATACCAAGGTCATGTTAATATCGTCCGACTGAGGCAGGTACTGCCGTCAAGCAACTTTCGTTTTTACCTTTGTGGCCCGGGCGCCATGATGGAGCAACTTGTTCCAGGACTCTTGAATTGGGGTGTTCCCGAAAAGCACATACACTTCGAAGCTTTCGGCCCTGCAACTGTTAGACGGATGAGAAAGCCAAGCAACGCGTCCTGCGATCCTTGTCGTGTCGAATTTGCCAGATCAGAAACCGATCTTCTTTGGTCAGGAGATTTTGCCGCATTGCTGGACTTGGCTGAAAGTGCCGGGATTGCTCTCGATTCCGGCTGCCGCGCGGGCAACTGTGGACAATGCCTTGTGAAGGTCCGCAATGGAAAGATCATTCACAGTAAAACACCTGGAGTACCACTTGGCGATGATGAGTGTCTTACTTGTATTGGCCAGCCCCAAGGCGAAGTTGTGCTGGATGCCTGA